A genomic region of Octopus sinensis linkage group LG2, ASM634580v1, whole genome shotgun sequence contains the following coding sequences:
- the LOC115232618 gene encoding dopamine receptor 2-like has protein sequence MLNHAGAYNDTGNTSLLEYYDVAFNDTSFTKQGFTYELKHPSIGILLSVFSLITIVGNILVIVAVTREIYLRTVTNYFIVSLAVADLMVGGIVMPFSISHEMTNNVWLYGPVWCDLWHSFDVLASTASIMNLCVISLDRYWAINDPISYPIRMSSSKVSLLITGVWLCSATISFPAIAWWRAVTPPDLPSNQCIFTEDTGYLIFSSCVSFYCPLIIMLFVYYKIYKAAVAQTRSIKMGCKVMMSSSMDGEAMTLRMHRGGRKRTTHENDTSAERNASDSDSGSPAHLVRAQAGERPTKFITKRLRHFAISKKLSKIAKEQKAAKTLGIVVGVFILCWLPFFITNLLLALCKTCVVYPEVLFPVFTWFGYINSGMNPIIYALSMRDFRRAFSKIIFICCPKYGVIRRQTANDNNTSTSFTVSTVDRTVPYKL, from the coding sequence ATGCTGAATCACGCAGGAGCCTACAATGATACAGGAAACACGTCATTGCTCGAGTATTATGATGTTGCATTCAATGACACATCCTTTACAAAACAGGGTTTCACCTACGAACTAAAACACCCTAGTATTGGCATACTGCTTTccgttttttctttaattactaTTGTAGGAAACATTCTAGTTATTGTGGCAGTTACTCGGGAAATATATTTAAGGACAGTGACAAATTATTTCATTGTGTCTCTGGCTGTAGCTGATCTTATGGTAGGAGGTATTGTAATGCCGTTCAGTATTAGTCACGAAATGACCAACAATGTTTGGCTGTATGGACCTGTTTGGTGTGATTTGTGGCATTCGTTTGACGTACTGGCAAGTACTGCTTCCATCATGAATTTATGTGTAATTTCACTCGACCGATACTGGGCGATTAATGATCCAATTTCTTATCCAATTAGAATGTCTTCGAGTAAGGTAAGCCTTCTTATAACTGGAGTTTGGTTATGCTCGGCAACGATATCCTTCCCAGCTATTGCTTGGTGGCGAGCTGTAACACCCCCAGACTTGCCGAGTAACCAGTGTATATTCACTGAAGACACGgggtatttaatattttcatcgTGTGTATCGTTTTACTGTCCCCTCATTATCATGCTATTCGTTTATTATAAAATCTACAAAGCTGCAGTGGCTCAAACGCGAAGTATCAAAATGGGATGCAAAGTAATGATGTCAAGTAGCATGGATGGAGAGGCAATGACACTTCGGATGCACAGAGGAGGTCGGAAGCGGACAACACATGAAAATGACACAAGCGCTGAACGAAATGCAAGTGACAGTGATAGTGGCAGTCCTGCTCACTTAGTTCGTGCTCAAGCAGGAGAACGGCCAACAAAATTTATCACAAAGCGCCTTAGACATTTTGCAATTAGTAAAAAACTAAGTAAGATTGCCAAAGAACAGAAGGCAGCAAAAACACTTGGCATTGTTGTAGGCGTTTTCATTCTCTGTTGGCTCCCTTTCTTTATAACTAATCTCCTATTAGCACTGTGCAAAACGTGCGTCGTTTATCCAGAAGTACTCTTTCCAGTTTTCACTTGGTTCGGATATATTAATTCAGGAATGAATCCAATCATATATGCTCTATCGATGCGAGATTTCAGACGTGCATTTTCAAAGATTATTTTTATCTGTTGTCCTAAATATGGTGTCATTCGTCGCCAAACGGCTAATGATAACAATACTAGTACAAGCTTTACAGTGAGCACTGTTGACCGTACCGTTCCATATAAACTGTAA